The sequence GATGTTTACGAAACCGCCCTTTCCAATCGCCTTGAGGAATTACGGTCAAAGATTGAGGCGATATTGAGGGAAAGAGAGAAAATCAGGTGGAAGCCTAGGTCTCTCGTTGAGGAGGGGTTGAGAGTTAAGCTTGGTTATCCATATAACACCACCGTCGAGGCTGGGAGTGGTTATTACGTAGTTGACATAGCCTACATGGTGGGTAAGCAGGAATTCACTGCCTTTAAGGAAAGGATTCTAGTGCGATTACCTACGCCATTAAGTAGGAGTAGGGCTGTGCAGGAGGTCCTGGTTAGGGAGGGTGGTGTTGATTGGGATTTTGTTGAGGAGGAGGTTGGTGATGTTAAGGAGGATGAAAAGGACCAAATATTTCAGAAGGTACAATTGGCGCTATGGATCGACTTCAAGAAATACCTTGATACGCTCACCAAGTACATCCCAATAGAGAACCCAAGGTATAAGATAGTCCTAATTAGGAGGGCGCGGGTAGTACGTAGTGAAGCCATTCCCGCCGGAGACTTTGAATCATTGGTACAAAGTGAAGTACGTAGGAGCATGTACAGGGAGAAGACGGAACTCGCTGCAGCCAAGTGCATTGAGAATTGGTTGCGGAAAAATGGGTATGCCATTAAGGAGAGCTATAGAAGCACGCCAAGGCCTTTCGACATGGTTGTTGAGAAGAATGGCACGCTATACACCGTGGAGGTTAAGGGTAAGTGGGTCATGAGGAGGGATGAACCTATATCATTCACAGCGAATGAGGTTGACTGGGCATCAAGATTCGCGGACCGCCACCTCATATGCATCGCCTATGTTAATAACGATAAGTGCGAGGACCTTGAATGCATGACCTTTGTAGAATTTCAGAAAAAGTGGATATTGGAAACCGTAAGAGGAATAGAATATAAATATAATGCCAGAAAAGCACTATGAAGTCTAATTAGCAACAAAATAATTTAATTAGGCATATCTAAAAGCAAGGTAGGTTAATTATGATCTAAAATATAAGTTCGAAAAATTCGTTCACGTGAACAACTAGTCACTCTTATCGATGTTATAGAGGCCGGTTTTCTAGAAAACCATTACCGTAGGGCCTTGGAGGAGGGTAGGTGACATACGTACCTAACTTAATACTTAATTATGGCTAGTAACTGAGTCTAGGTGATTGGGTAGTTAACAGTTGGGATGCTGCGTATGTTCTTCACGTGTGGGGTTTCCGCGAGGGCAAGCTCACGGTAGATTACGTAAGGATTAGTGTGGATAAGGTTAAGGCGATGTTTAATGAGACTAAGAATTTGTTCCAATGAGGTTGATACGGTATTAGGTGAGTTATTGGTGAGGGTCTTTTTCCGGTTAATTCATTTGCTCTCATCCCTCTGGGGATGCTTTATGAAAGCCTGTTGGAAGGCTGATAATGTGATTGAGTAATTAATACTGGAAGAGACACGTATTGCTTGTACGTGGATGATTATTAATAACTTGTAGTTATTAAATTAAGTACTAACTGTATTAATTCCTGGAAATATTTTATTTTATCCCATGGGTGTATATTATGTAGATACATCAGTACTCATAGATGGGGATGGGGTGCGTGGGGTATGTTATGGTGACGGATATACTTACGTAATTACTGGCCCCGTTCTCAGTGAGTCGTTTTCGCAAATCCTTATGTACCTTAGATCTTCATCTGATCTTTTCGATATTTATCCTGGTGTTAATGTTAAGTTACGTGATGATTGTCGATTTGATGGCGTATCTCGTATTAAGGAGGTCATCAATTGCCTTATTGGTAATCCTTGTTAAGTTAAGGCTTGAGTTCGATAGAGACTTTGTTAGTGAGTATTTAAATCATTTACAGAATATTCTTAATAGTGATTATCGAATTGAGACCTCTGGCGATATGATATTATCGATGGCACCGGCGGATGTGAGCGCTGACGGATTTATAACCGTTGGGAGGAAGGTCATGAATTCCGAAGGAATAAGGCAGCACCTGGATAAGTTAAGGAGGTATGGCCGTAAATTTAGGATTGAGAGTATTTAAACCGTGTCAGAGTTTAATTCTTAAGTAGGACCGGCGTTCTTAGTAATTTGAGCGCCTCATTTATGTAATCTCCATGTATGCGCTGATCATTACTAAGACTAAGGCCATTATTTAACCAGCGGTGCCCTATGTCGGTGTCTGTGGGTGGGTATACCGTACTACATTCTCTCCCTTCTTCTCAGGATCAGTATTACGATGATTGCGATCACTATCACTACGGCAATTATTACAGGGGTTACCCAGCTTATCATGGTTTGGCTCGTTGATGTAGTCGTCACTGTCCTGTTGGTTGTTGCCGTGGTTGGTGTGAAGGTGATTGGTACCGTCTCATTACCGCCCACTGTTATTGAGCCCGAGCCCGGCGAGGCAGTGTAACCATTGACTAAGCCCACTTGGTATGTGTATGGGCCTGGCGTTACCGTGAAGTTTATGCTACCTGTCGTGGATGTCTTTGTTGTCCCATTTAGTGTCGCTGACCATGGTGTGCCGTTGGGTAGCCCGGACTCAGTAAATGTTACGTTATATGTAATTAGCTTGAAGGTCACGGTTTGAATGGTGTTGGAGTCATTAACTGTTATGAATCCTGTAGATGGTGATACTGTGAATCCCTCAATGGGGCCTATGTTGTAGTAATACAATCCGTCTAGTTCGTAAAATGTTACCGTGCTTGAATTGGACTCAACTTTGATGCCGTTCAATGTCACAGACCACGATGTACCTGCAGGGAGCCCGGATTCAACGAAGGTGACATTATACCTTTGTAGAAGTACGATTTCCTGAGGGTTTCCATACGAATTTTCGGCGCTTGATAATGGGACTATGAGTATTGCAGTGCCGCTACTCCTAAATGGATTGTTTATCAGCCCGGGGCTGCTTAAAACGAGGTTCTGGATACCCTCAATGAATACTTGGTTGTTTGTTCCAAGTACTAATTGATTTTCCGGGAATGAAACTATGGAGACAAGGATAGTTCCATTGCGTGGTTTAACATATATACTGCCATTGTTCTCTACGGTCAAGTCTGCGTACTTAATGGTGGTGTTTTTGGGTGAGAAGTAGAAGGTGCCATAGAATGGCTCGATGGAGAGACCTGGGAGTTGAAATGGCTTTGAGAGGTTGTCTGCGAAGATTAGTTCTCCCTGGCATATTGACGAGTTTTGAAGGTTTCCCTCCAGGCCCCAGACACTTATTCCTGGCGCGGACGTAGCCTTCCCATTCCACCAATTCTCACCAACGCTTAAGAGTGTTAGGTTCGTTGTCTCAACCCATGCACTTCCTATCCTAAAACTCATGGCAACAGGAACATCTATGACGTTGGTTATGTTTATGCTTCCTCCCCATGCCGTGAGGGTTTCAAAACCAAGGTCAGCTCCCATGTTGGCTATAGGGCTCCCCAAGTTGTAAATGCCTGTTAGGTTTTCCTCCGCTATTAGGGTACCGTTCACCAGGAATTCCCACGTGGTACCTGAAACCAAGGCCATAGTGAAATTATAGGTATGTCCAGGTAGGAGTGAGTAGTTGTAATCGGTTCCGCCAACATTCGGGTAAAAACTTGAAAATACTCCCCACCCAGCGTAAGAAACGTTCATGTAGCCGTTCCAGTCATTAAACCCGATCTGAGCCCACCAATAACCACTTTGATTACTGAAACCCTCGCCAACCCAAATGGCTAATGGAGTTGGGCCCGTGTAATTTGGGGCTCTAAGTATGAACGAGATCCCAGTATTCACGGGAGTTGAGGTGGGCCCTAGGTTCAATGTAAATTGAGGAGGTAGGGTTATCATTGATGCCGTGTAGTTTGAGATATAACCCCTATATACATTAAACGCCAGAAGTGGCGTACCATTAACCCTTGCTACTACTACCTGAAGTTGCTGATCCGTTGATTCGAAGTTTAGGAATGCGTAGCTTGGGGCGGGCGTGGTCACAACGTAGTTAAATGGCGGACCCGTAATAATCTTTGTCATTAATACATTCTTGCCCTGTACAACCTCAATTGCCGCTGTACCGTTATAAACACCAATACTTATTGAGTAATTCCCAGTACCAATAGTCACGGAGAAGGTCATGGTTCCATTTACCTGAATATAGGGTTGATATTGCACGGATTGCGGAAAATCAGGATCACTCCATGATGCAGGATCTTGACCCCAATCACTGACTCCACCCACTACAATTGACCTATGAACAACAATGGAACTTACCGTAGTAATATCACCATTACTCACTCTAAATAATTCACACTGACCTGGATTGGGATCCAATGACACTGTGATAGCACCACATTGTTTAACCAAGAAATACCCACCTGGTTGGGCATAAGTGATTACCTGTGTTGTCAGTAATGCCATGATCGTTAGTAGTATAAGCAATCTATGGTTCATTTGTAAAACACCCCGGATCATTTACCTGGAAATTCTGAAACAAGTACATTAAATATCAATCAAAGTTCTGGTTTTAAATATTATCTTAATTCATAATCCAAACATATAAAAATATGTGGGCCAGGGAACCCACCGAGCCCTTGGGACTGATTGCCCTTATTCCCACTGGAATTCATTGAGGGGGCTCGCGGGAGCACAGTCTCCTGCGTATGTACATCCTTGTTCCATAAAGCCTGGATTCTGTTGAAAATCTGTTCATTGGTCTTCCTTAATTATGGGCCTTGCATTCACGGTACTGCGGTAATTTCCATTTCACCTTGATCCTTCCACCTGGCTAGTGCAGTGAGACTAATTTTTATACTTGGTTGTTATTTGATTAATTGATGGTTGGGTCTAGGCATGTTGTTGCCCTTGATGATTTCATAATCATTGCACCGATTAGTAGGGGCCAGGCCAGGACATTGCTTAGCCTATTGAGGGTTTTATATTATGATTACCTGGATTCCTACCGTGACTACAGGGGCGTAATTATCAACCTCAGTAAGCTACTCCGTGGGCTGGCCCTGAGGATCGTCAAGGAGTTCAACATAAAGTGCACCGAGGGTGGTGCATTTCATGAGCCCTGTCTCATAATCTATGACATACCGCTGGACATACCGCCAATGGTTTTTAGGATAAACGATAATTACTCCTTCGAGGACATACTGCATGAGGTGCTTAGGAGGGGCTTCATTGATGTGACTGGTGATCTCCATGTCGACGTCACCTACGTCTACAGGAAGGGCGGTAGGTTGAGGATTGGTGGTGATTACTTCAAGGCTGTGGTTGAGGGCAGCAACATCTACATTGAGCATAAGGACCCTGATGAGGAGGAGTACGAGTAACGGGGACCTCCACCCATTAGAGACGGGTTGTTCCATTGGTCAATGGTTAGTCCATGTCAGTCACCATGAATGCGCCTTAATTAATTACGAGGCAACCAGCATGAGGCACCTAGGGAGAGGCATACCCAGCGGTACTGCCTATTATGGCCCATAATAGGTTAGGTAATGAACAAGCGCGTCAATGGGCTTTCTTGGATTATGGTCTGTGGTGATCCACAGCCTTCACGATGGAGATCCCTGGAATTATTGTTTTATTCGTGCCGTGAATTCGTGAATATAATGGGGGATTTACGGTGGGTAAGCAACCTTTAAATAACCAGTCTATACCCATTGTTAATGAGCGCCAAAAGTGGATTGCAGGGTAGCGCAAAATCAATCAGTAGGGAGCCGTTTTATTTTAAATCGTTTGATAGGGTCATTGGCGTCGCCCATGACCTTGAGGAGTTAAGGAGCGAGTTCAATAGGCTTCTGGGTATTGACCCGAGGGCCCTTGAGTACCACCTGAGAGAAGGACACATTGTGCAGTGGTTGACTTACATTGGCGAGAACGAACTCGCCGCCAGGTTAACCGGGGTGAACGATCCAAGGACAGCATACGAAGCAATAAATAGTTACCTCACTAAGAATAGGAGTGTCATGAATGATAAAGAGCCCTCCGTAAAACAGGACAGGAGGTACAGTAAAAGAAGCAGGAATGCAAGAATGACCTAATTATCAATTAATCCCCTTGCCTCAGACTCCGGCACTGCCAGGGATTCTACCCACGAGTTTACTGCCCCAGCCCATTTAGATGTTCCTGTAGTCCCCATGGCTACTAGTACTAATCCCACCGCGGTTATTACGCCTTCTGCCGTTTGACCAAGTGAGCATTAAGGGCGCACCTGCGGTTATCCCCCATATTTAGCATGGCAATTGCTGTGATCAATAGGGCCGGCCTTACGTAGTTCTTGCCCCCTCATGGCCTTGATCATTAATATACCTTGTATTGTATAGATCATGCCAATAAATAACCAAGGTCAATACTGGCATAGGAAGAAAACAACATTGCATGCCTAGTTACTGAGTATAAGCCGACTGAGCCCAGGCCATGAAAACCACGCCAATCACGATAAATGCCTTTCCCATTCTTACCATTATTCCTTGATTGCTACGACTCATACGTGGATTATTGCCGTAATTAATTTAAAACATTACCAATACTCCACGTGTGTAAGGTTTATTAGTATTACCGTGATTACGAAAAGTACATGTGCATTACTGCAAATGGACTTGTTAAGCGGTTTAACGACATTACTGCATTGAGCGGTATTAGTTTCGGGATCGAGTGTGGCGAGGCAGCGGCCTTACTGGGCCCCAACGGTGCTGGTAAGACAACGACCCTCAGGATACTCGCCGGCTTACTGAGGCCCGACTCGGGGAGTGCCTACGTCTGTGGCTTCGATGTCCAGAGACAGCCGAGGGATGCTAAGGCATGCCTTGGTTACTTACCCGAGGACGCGGTGCCCTTCCTGAACCTCACTGTTAGGGAGAACCTGGAGTACGTGGCCGTGCTTAGGGGGTTGAGTGATTCCGTGGTTGATGAGACCATTAAGTTGCTTGGCCTTGAGGACTTGGCCGATAGAACCGCTGGGACCCTATCGAGGGGTAATAGGCAGAGGCTTGCGATTGCCCTTGCCATCATGCATAGGCCC is a genomic window of Vulcanisaeta souniana JCM 11219 containing:
- a CDS encoding PaREP1 family protein yields the protein MSLGDWVVNSWDAAYVLHVWGFREGKLTVDYVRISVDKVKAMFNETKNLFQ
- a CDS encoding ABC transporter ATP-binding protein yields the protein MCITANGLVKRFNDITALSGISFGIECGEAAALLGPNGAGKTTTLRILAGLLRPDSGSAYVCGFDVQRQPRDAKACLGYLPEDAVPFLNLTVRENLEYVAVLRGLSDSVVDETIKLLGLEDLADRTAGTLSRGNRQRLAIALAIMHRPRVLLLDEPLNYLDIPTQEVVIRLFRELNASGSTLLVSTHVMSIAERLTNKVIVVNRGVVVWQGTMDELKDIAASAGERIEEVVARLMR